A stretch of Candidatus Brocadiaceae bacterium DNA encodes these proteins:
- the nhaA gene encoding Na+/H+ antiporter NhaA, producing the protein MCQSHCMLALYPSQNPCCFGSMTDDLGAIIIIAAFYSHDLSIPALLVVFICILVLFLLNHRNITEVIPYIMVGVVMWCALLKSGVHATLAGVILAFFIPLRNKKKPERSPLRELEHDLHKAVAFGILPLFAFTNSGILVSRDSFEFLLHPIPMGIAAGLFIGKQAGVFAFCWVSVKIGIAKLPGDMSWRSLYGVALLCGVGFTMSLFIGSLAFENTGINLLFDERLGIITGSLLSGIAGYFFLRASLANDKKLLTCADRTGNTFNTIHAGERTASVPLKEQGEERENVEGFEKDIISWNIVSSRYI; encoded by the coding sequence ATGTGCCAATCGCACTGCATGTTGGCGCTTTATCCCTCGCAAAACCCCTGTTGCTTTGGATCAATGACCGACGACCTGGGAGCGATTATAATTATTGCGGCTTTCTATTCGCACGACCTGTCAATACCTGCTTTGCTGGTCGTGTTTATTTGCATACTCGTATTGTTCTTGCTCAATCACCGCAACATCACTGAGGTTATTCCGTACATTATGGTTGGCGTAGTCATGTGGTGTGCCCTGCTCAAATCAGGTGTTCATGCAACGCTTGCAGGTGTGATACTGGCATTCTTTATCCCACTGCGAAACAAGAAAAAACCAGAGCGTTCACCTTTGCGCGAGCTGGAGCATGATCTGCACAAGGCGGTGGCTTTCGGAATACTGCCTCTCTTTGCATTCACCAACTCCGGGATTTTAGTCTCGCGTGACAGTTTTGAGTTCCTGCTGCATCCTATACCAATGGGGATTGCCGCGGGCTTATTTATCGGCAAACAGGCAGGGGTGTTCGCTTTTTGCTGGGTGAGCGTAAAGATTGGTATCGCAAAATTGCCTGGTGATATGAGTTGGAGGAGCCTTTATGGCGTTGCATTATTATGCGGCGTTGGCTTTACCATGAGTTTATTCATTGGTTCACTGGCTTTTGAGAATACGGGAATAAATCTGTTATTCGATGAACGCCTGGGCATCATAACCGGGTCGTTATTGTCCGGCATTGCAGGTTATTTCTTTTTACGCGCCAGTCTGGCAAACGATAAAAAACTTCTGACATGCGCAGATAGGACGGGAAACACCTTCAACACCATTCATGCGGGTGAAAGGACCGCCAGTGTGCCTCTAAAGGAACAAGGTGAAGAACGTGAAAATGTTGAAGGTTTTGAAAAAGATATTATTTCCTGGAATATCGTTTCTTCGAGGTATATTTAA
- a CDS encoding agmatine deiminase family protein — MSRKASKKNRREIERIAGKTRETRKSAKTRAVTKWLIILVSILSVCSLAICFIIFYSYTLLKPPEQDWKTYRIVPEYMRSMKKVLISLPLENATIPTPSLDIHLGLVQYFPAYTEIILLLPESRLQTIKAEFKDKPNSENITYVVFETKQLNNGHLYLLFSDSNRMVDSGAIDDLVVPKGTAWAQDLFEVSTKPDGRKLLMVSEVHKYFISYGSEGSPKAVNDNAYIDNLSSGDISAQTLPFTFMGGNILVDEFDSRKIVVCGGDIFRYTQTVSGGTKDSTPTDTQITAMIKKFLNADTVISVGMGKPQPLFMFHLDQAMIFLHDGVVGITTIVGAHQNVIPEEVKDVEQFLSELRSALTRLGYKLVNIDTSIQDVLSYQYAVNGIPYVDATTKQKTLLMPISPETQTTFEKKLVKKNTATFESLGYEVVHVPSESTKFNGGIHCLVNVIE, encoded by the coding sequence ATGTCGCGGAAAGCAAGTAAAAAAAATAGACGAGAGATTGAAAGGATTGCCGGTAAAACAAGAGAGACCCGGAAAAGTGCGAAAACCAGAGCTGTGACAAAATGGCTTATTATTCTGGTCTCTATACTTTCTGTCTGTTCTCTGGCTATTTGTTTTATCATATTTTATTCTTATACGTTACTAAAGCCTCCCGAGCAAGACTGGAAAACGTATCGTATTGTTCCGGAATATATGCGCTCTATGAAGAAGGTCCTCATTTCCCTTCCATTAGAAAATGCTACTATACCGACCCCTTCCTTAGATATTCATCTTGGACTTGTTCAGTACTTTCCAGCATATACGGAAATTATTTTGCTTTTGCCAGAGAGCAGATTGCAGACAATCAAGGCTGAGTTTAAGGATAAACCAAACAGTGAGAACATAACCTATGTTGTTTTCGAGACAAAACAGTTAAACAATGGACATCTCTATTTGCTGTTTTCTGATAGTAACCGTATGGTAGATTCTGGCGCCATTGATGACTTAGTAGTGCCGAAAGGAACCGCATGGGCGCAAGACCTGTTTGAGGTATCCACTAAACCTGACGGACGGAAACTATTAATGGTCTCTGAAGTACATAAATACTTCATTTCATATGGCAGTGAGGGGTCTCCAAAGGCCGTCAATGACAACGCTTATATTGATAACCTTTCTTCCGGTGATATAAGTGCTCAGACACTTCCGTTTACTTTCATGGGTGGCAATATACTGGTTGATGAATTCGATAGCAGAAAAATTGTAGTTTGCGGCGGTGATATTTTTCGATATACGCAGACAGTGTCCGGAGGAACCAAGGACTCGACACCAACGGATACTCAAATCACCGCTATGATTAAGAAGTTTCTCAATGCTGATACTGTCATCAGTGTAGGCATGGGAAAACCTCAGCCATTATTCATGTTTCATCTGGATCAGGCAATGATTTTCCTGCATGATGGCGTGGTAGGCATAACAACTATTGTCGGAGCACATCAGAATGTAATTCCCGAAGAGGTTAAAGATGTTGAACAATTCCTTTCGGAGCTGAGATCTGCTCTCACACGTCTGGGATACAAATTAGTGAACATAGACACATCGATACAGGATGTACTCAGTTACCAATACGCTGTTAACGGTATCCCGTACGTTGACGCAACAACGAAACAAAAGACACTGCTTATGCCGATATCTCCAGAAACCCAAACAACATTTGAGAAGAAACTTGTCAAAAAAAACACGGCCACTTTCGAATCGCTGGGTTATGAAGTCGTTCATGTGCCAAGTGAATCAACAAAGTTTAATGGGGGAATTCACTGTTTGGTGAATGTGATAGAGTAA
- a CDS encoding ammonium transporter, with translation MKYISNKLMLGVWFVMLVLSVLMFGAGVAGAGDPNGAETFTDDVAGLTLSINVVWTLVAAFLVFSMQSGFALLGGLLQKKNMLSYMAHCFVDATLGAIMFFLIGFAIMFGGSGAFPGLERGWSGIGWDGFMLMGGSYDVQTVMFWLFQMVFATKTVSIIAGAVAERMKFTPYIIYSCLMCGIIYPLYGHWVWGGGWLGNLPIGSGVVDFAGCAVVHMVGGIMALMGAWALGPRVGKYNPDGSPNAIPGHNMAFVVIGTLILAFGWFGFNAGSTVAGTDLRIGIIAANTFIAAAAGASMMLFFTWKRQGVVDIGFVCNGALAGLVAITAPCAYVAPWAAGLIGLLAGLIMRGAVALVESKFKIDDPLGAVAVHAANGMWGMIAIGFFADGTYAGVSGLITGNAAQLLAQFIGTIVALAYAMAWGGAVFFGLRGTIGIRVSEKEEFDGVDVHQHGTHCYPVEEGLFGAVGESMIDLEQEREVESILEQAMQKDARREKIYSDKLGKWVYATSK, from the coding sequence ATGAAATACATTTCTAACAAATTAATGCTTGGAGTTTGGTTTGTGATGCTGGTTTTGAGTGTTCTCATGTTCGGAGCGGGAGTTGCCGGGGCGGGAGACCCAAATGGCGCAGAAACGTTTACAGACGATGTTGCCGGATTGACATTATCTATTAACGTTGTTTGGACGCTGGTAGCTGCCTTCCTGGTATTTAGTATGCAGAGCGGCTTTGCGCTGCTGGGTGGTCTTTTGCAGAAAAAGAACATGTTAAGCTATATGGCTCATTGCTTTGTTGATGCTACGCTTGGTGCGATCATGTTCTTCCTTATAGGATTTGCCATAATGTTCGGCGGTTCTGGCGCGTTTCCCGGTCTGGAAAGGGGCTGGTCCGGAATAGGATGGGATGGTTTTATGCTTATGGGCGGGTCATATGACGTGCAAACGGTCATGTTCTGGCTCTTCCAGATGGTATTTGCGACGAAGACCGTTTCGATTATCGCTGGCGCTGTTGCGGAGCGGATGAAATTCACACCATATATAATCTACAGTTGCCTCATGTGCGGCATTATTTACCCTCTGTATGGACATTGGGTCTGGGGAGGCGGATGGCTGGGAAATCTTCCCATTGGTTCCGGTGTCGTTGATTTTGCCGGTTGTGCCGTTGTGCATATGGTAGGAGGAATTATGGCGCTCATGGGCGCATGGGCATTAGGTCCCAGAGTGGGAAAATATAATCCGGATGGATCGCCAAATGCTATTCCTGGTCATAATATGGCGTTTGTAGTGATTGGCACTTTAATCCTTGCCTTTGGCTGGTTCGGCTTCAATGCAGGCAGCACCGTTGCCGGTACCGATTTGCGGATAGGAATTATTGCCGCGAATACCTTTATCGCCGCAGCTGCGGGAGCGTCAATGATGTTGTTTTTTACCTGGAAAAGACAGGGGGTTGTTGATATCGGGTTTGTCTGCAACGGCGCCCTGGCCGGTCTGGTTGCGATTACCGCGCCTTGCGCATATGTAGCGCCGTGGGCGGCGGGACTGATAGGACTGCTTGCAGGGCTTATTATGAGAGGCGCCGTGGCGCTGGTGGAATCTAAGTTTAAAATTGATGATCCTCTTGGCGCCGTTGCCGTGCATGCTGCAAATGGTATGTGGGGTATGATTGCTATTGGCTTTTTTGCTGATGGCACCTATGCGGGGGTGAGTGGCTTAATTACAGGTAATGCCGCTCAGTTACTTGCTCAATTTATTGGAACTATTGTAGCTCTTGCCTACGCGATGGCATGGGGTGGCGCTGTATTCTTCGGGCTGAGAGGGACGATAGGCATCAGGGTATCCGAGAAGGAAGAGTTTGATGGCGTAGACGTTCACCAGCATGGCACTCACTGTTACCCGGTAGAAGAGGGTTTATTTGGGGCGGTAGGCGAATCAATGATTGATTTAGAGCAGGAAAGAGAAGTGGAATCCATCCTTGAACAGGCGATGCAAAAGGATGCCCGTCGTGAAAAGATTTATTCTGATAAACTTGGAAAGTGGGTATATGCAACCTCGAAGTAA